One region of Channa argus isolate prfri chromosome 20, Channa argus male v1.0, whole genome shotgun sequence genomic DNA includes:
- the si:ch73-256g18.2 gene encoding small integral membrane protein 36 — MGFMEFYLEIDPVTLNLIILVASYVILLLVFLISCILYDCRGKDPTKEYVPDNTPAPPSQSPIRLVVMQNSPASSRYEPNNTAGHGELPTPDLNRDRGEREQEREKRSTLV, encoded by the coding sequence ATGGGTTTCATGGAATTCTACCTGGAGATTGACCCCGTCACTCTCAACCTCATCATCCTGGTTGCCAGTTATGTCATCCTGCTCCTGGTCTTCCTCATCTCCTGCATCCTGTATGACTGCCGGGGCAAAGACCCCACCAAGGAGTACGTCCCAGACAACACGCCGGCGCCACCCAGCCAGTCGCCCATACGCCTGGTGGTCATGCAGAACTCGCCCGCCTCGTCCCGCTACGAGCCCAACAACACTGCGGGCCATGGAGAGCTGCCAACGCCAGACCTGAACCGggacagaggagagagggagcaggagagagagaagaggagcaCTCTggtctga